Proteins encoded in a region of the Zea mays cultivar B73 chromosome 2, Zm-B73-REFERENCE-NAM-5.0, whole genome shotgun sequence genome:
- the LOC103648643 gene encoding LOW QUALITY PROTEIN: putative magnesium transporter MRS2-D (The sequence of the model RefSeq protein was modified relative to this genomic sequence to represent the inferred CDS: deleted 1 base in 1 codon), which translates to MAAAFTRRRHGAAAPGEWAAVSGAGAWRVGEVGKHQLMRRTGLSARDLRALDPALSYPCSIMSRDRAVVVNLERARAVITATEVLVPGPRDPAVAPLVRNLRARLLLVSASPTPPQVSVRPSAPCPPCLFIVSSMDCLVLAETSLRLIFFLFFSTMEGEDGGALPQSPGGVGGGGAKDGQSSARDKVLPFEFRALEVCLEFSCKSLEHETCALEEEAYPALDELSSNVSTLNLERVRQIKSRLLAISGRVQKVRDELEHLLDDDVDMAAMHLSDKLAYQAADGRSSRFHTNTEPSEFDEDRDREGEGSSEGGDGNGTSVVGFMPKIDELEILLEAYFVQVDGTLNKVSALREYVDDTEDYINIMLDDKQNQLLQMGILLSTATLVMSCAIAITGIFGMNITIPLYDASTEGVFWQVTGGIVGATAAIYLVALVCYKRSGVLQ; encoded by the exons ATGGCGGCGGCGTTCACGCGCCGGAGGCAcggggcggcggcgccgggggagTGGGCGGCGGTGTCCGGCGCGGGCGCGTGGCGCGTGGGGGAGGTCGGGAAGCACCAGCTGATGCGGCGGACGGGGCTCAGCGCGCGAGACCTCCGCGCGCTGGACCCGGCGCTGTCCTACCCGTGCAGCATCATGAGCCGGGACCGCGCCGTCGTCGTCAACCTGGAGCGCGCCCGCGCCGTCATCACGGCCACCGAGGTTCTCGTCCCGGGGCCGCGGGACCCCGCCGTCGCGCCGCTCGTCCGCAACCTCCGCGCGCGCCTGCTGctcgtctccgcctcgcccacgcCGCCGCAGGTCTCTGTACGTCCGTCCGCGCCCTGCCCTCCTTGTCTCTTCATCGTTTCATCCATGGACTGCTTGGTGCTTGCTGAAACAAGCTTACGTTtgatcttttttcttttcttttcaacCATGGAAGGA GAGGACGGAGGTGCGCTGCCGCAGAGCCCCGGTGGAGTAGGTGGCGGCGGCGCCAAGGACGGGCAATCGTCTGCGCGCGACAAGGTCCTGCCGTTCGAGTTCAGGGCGCTCGAGGTGTGCCTCGAGTTCTCATGCAAGTCACTTGAGCATGAG ACCTGCGCACTGGAGGAGGAGGCGTACCCAGCGTTGGATGAGCTCAGCTCCAACGTCAGCACTCTCAACCTTGAGCGTGTGAGGCAGATCAAGAGCCGTCTGCTTGCTATCTCCGGGAGAGTTCAGAAG GTCAGGGACGAACTAGAACACTTGCTGGACGATGACGTGGACATGGCCGCCATGCACCTGTCCGACAAGCTCGCCTACCAAGCCGCTGATGGCCGCTCATCCAGATTCCAcaccaacaccgagccgagcgaaTTCGACGAAGACAG GGACCGAGAAGGCGAGGGGTCATCCGAGGGCGGCGACGGCAATGGGACCTCCGTCGTCGGCTTCATGCCCAAGATCGACGAGCTGGAGATCCTCCTGGAGGCCTACTTCGTGCAGGTCGACGGCACCCTGAACAAGGTCTCCGCT CTGCGCGAGTACGTGGACGACACGGAGGACTACATCAACATTATGCTGGACGACAAGCAGAACCAGCTGCTGCAGATGGGGATCCTGCTGTCCACGGCCACGCTGGTGATGAGCTGCGCCATCGCGATCACGGGAATCTTCGGCATGAACATCACGATCCCGCTCTACGACGCCTCTACCGAAGGAGTCTTCTGGCAGGTCACCGGCGGCATCGTCGGCGCCACCGCCGCCATCTACCTCGTCGCGCTCGTCTGCTACAAGAGGAGTGGTGTACTGCAGTGA